From Terriglobales bacterium, the proteins below share one genomic window:
- a CDS encoding EamA family transporter, with the protein MSPQERQHRLRVIIAFALVYLLWGSTYLGIRIAVDDVPPATMAGTRFFIAGSLMLAWCALTGRQIRLSKRDFMRVGSVGVLLLTGGNVVVCWSEQYVASGLAALIVAIVPIWVVVIES; encoded by the coding sequence ATGAGCCCTCAAGAACGCCAGCACCGGTTGCGGGTCATTATTGCGTTCGCGCTGGTGTATCTGCTTTGGGGCTCGACGTACCTCGGGATCCGCATCGCCGTCGACGATGTGCCGCCGGCCACCATGGCGGGAACGCGCTTCTTCATCGCCGGCAGCCTGATGCTGGCCTGGTGCGCGCTCACGGGACGTCAGATCCGCCTCAGCAAGCGCGATTTCATGCGCGTAGGCTCGGTGGGCGTGCTGCTGCTCACCGGCGGCAACGTGGTGGTGTGCTGGTCGGAGCAGTACGTGGCCAGCGGCTTGGCTGCCCTGATCGTAGCCATCGTGCCCATCTGGGTGGTGGTGATCGAATC